A genomic window from Sphingobacterium sp. BN32 includes:
- a CDS encoding radical SAM protein — protein MTNKLTAGTLPNPPTGGILWQIHRYLNESEMPEYRYRQIVYALQQGIEYFREMKELPKSLREKLETQFGETPLPLKPTIIHSAEQVEKVLFETQSGAKIETVLSRYRAGWTSMCISSQSGCGLGCTFCATSAMGLMKNLSADEICAQVFHSHWNNQLPDSIAFMGMGEALANPNILTAIEAFTTKGYGGLSQRRLTVSTVGFAPNLEKLVKRFPQVNITLSVHSPFPEQRATLIPLEKRFPLDDNFKILDEYVRKYKRKIYLAYLLIEGLNDTQEHLNALVDMVKSRVRPELYHISVIRYNNAFGANPSYKQPTKEKVIEFVSQLNLNGVHATRRTQFGSEIDAACGQLHAEYVKTKKRNNAK, from the coding sequence ATGACAAATAAATTAACAGCAGGCACATTACCCAATCCACCAACAGGAGGAATACTATGGCAAATTCACCGCTATTTAAACGAAAGTGAAATGCCCGAATATCGTTACCGACAAATAGTTTATGCTTTGCAACAGGGCATAGAATATTTTAGAGAGATGAAAGAACTTCCCAAAAGTTTAAGAGAAAAATTGGAAACCCAATTTGGAGAAACGCCTTTACCGCTAAAGCCAACCATCATTCATTCGGCTGAACAAGTAGAGAAAGTACTTTTTGAAACCCAATCCGGAGCAAAAATAGAAACGGTTCTTTCCCGTTACCGTGCAGGTTGGACATCTATGTGTATATCGTCACAATCAGGTTGCGGTTTAGGTTGTACATTCTGTGCCACCTCAGCTATGGGATTGATGAAAAATCTTTCTGCCGATGAAATTTGTGCACAAGTATTCCATTCACATTGGAACAATCAGTTGCCCGACAGCATAGCATTTATGGGTATGGGCGAAGCACTTGCAAATCCAAATATTTTAACCGCTATAGAAGCGTTTACCACCAAAGGATATGGCGGACTTTCACAACGCAGGCTTACCGTTTCAACTGTTGGGTTTGCACCGAATTTAGAAAAATTGGTAAAAAGGTTTCCGCAAGTAAACATTACCTTATCAGTTCATTCCCCTTTTCCGGAACAAAGAGCAACATTAATACCGTTAGAAAAACGCTTTCCTTTAGACGATAATTTCAAAATACTTGACGAATATGTAAGAAAATACAAACGGAAAATTTACCTCGCTTACTTATTGATTGAAGGATTAAATGATACACAAGAACATTTGAACGCATTGGTTGATATGGTAAAGTCCAGAGTTCGTCCAGAGTTATATCACATCAGCGTTATAAGATACAACAATGCTTTTGGAGCAAATCCGTCTTATAAGCAACCAACAAAAGAGAAAGTAATTGAATTTGTTTCCCAGTTAAACCTAAATGGTGTTCACGCTACAAGAAGGACGCAATTCGGCTCAGAAATAGATGCGGCTTGTGGACAACTTCACGCAGAATATGTAAAAACTAAAAAAAGAAATAATGCTAAATAA
- the estT gene encoding macrolide hydrolase EstT has translation MKKKLLWILILGLIIISCKQRKTEMKEKIIKTNGIELCTESFGNKKNPAILLVAGATVSMLYWDTEFCQQLSEKGFFVIRYDNRDVGKSTNYEPGSTPYDIVDLTNDAISILDGYKIDKAHFVGISLGGLISQIASIKFADRVNSLTLMSSGPWGDSDPTIPEMDTSILDFHSKAGTVNWTNEDSVVNYLIQGAELMSGKKQFDKQRSEKLIRAEFNRANNYISMFNHAALQGGEEYWNRLNEIKQPTLIIHGTDDKIWHYKNAGFLQEKIKGSNLITLEGTGHELHVDDWKSIIDGIEKHIND, from the coding sequence ATGAAAAAAAAACTACTTTGGATATTAATTTTAGGACTGATAATAATCAGTTGCAAACAAAGGAAAACAGAAATGAAAGAGAAAATAATTAAAACAAACGGCATTGAACTCTGTACGGAAAGTTTTGGAAATAAGAAAAATCCAGCAATCCTTTTGGTAGCAGGTGCAACCGTATCAATGCTGTATTGGGACACTGAATTTTGCCAACAATTATCTGAAAAAGGATTTTTTGTTATTCGTTACGACAACAGAGATGTAGGAAAATCCACTAATTATGAACCAGGTTCTACTCCATACGATATTGTTGACTTAACTAATGACGCTATTTCAATATTGGATGGCTACAAGATTGACAAAGCACATTTTGTGGGGATTTCTTTGGGCGGACTAATTTCTCAAATAGCATCAATAAAGTTTGCCGACAGAGTTAACTCCTTAACTCTTATGTCATCAGGCCCTTGGGGAGACTCAGACCCAACTATACCTGAAATGGACACGAGTATTTTAGATTTCCATAGTAAAGCAGGTACAGTCAATTGGACAAATGAAGACAGTGTGGTAAACTATTTAATTCAGGGTGCAGAATTAATGAGTGGCAAGAAACAATTTGACAAACAAAGAAGTGAAAAACTGATAAGAGCTGAGTTCAATAGAGCCAACAATTATATAAGTATGTTCAATCACGCTGCATTGCAAGGTGGTGAAGAATATTGGAACAGATTAAACGAAATCAAACAACCCACCTTAATTATCCACGGAACAGACGACAAAATTTGGCATTATAAGAATGCAGGTTTTTTACAAGAAAAAATAAAAGGTTCAAATCTAATCACCCTTGAAGGTACAGGACACGAATTACACGTTGATGATTGGAAATCAATTATTGATGGAATAGAAAAACACATAAATGACTGA
- the floR gene encoding chloramphenicol/florfenicol efflux MFS transporter FloR, whose amino-acid sequence MTDKQKQRPAWAYTLPAALLLMAPFDILASLAMDIYLPVVPAMPGILNTTPAMIQLTLSLYMVMLGVGQVIFGPLSDRIGRRPILLAGATAFVIASLGAAWSSTAPAFVAFRLLQAVGASAMLVATFATVRDVYANRPEGVVIYGLFSSMLAFVPALGPIAGALIGEFLGWQAIFITLAILAMLALLNAGFRWHETRPLDQVKTRRSVLPIFASPAFWVYTVGFSAGMGTFFVFFSTAPRVLIGQAEYSEIGFSFAFATVGLVMIVTTRFAKSFVARWGIAGCVARGMALLVCGAVLLGIGELYGSPSFLTFILPMWVVAVGIVFTVSVTANGALAEFDDIAGSAVAFYFCVQSLIVSIVGTLAVALLNGDTAWPVICYATAMAVLVSLGLVLLRLRGAATEKSPVV is encoded by the coding sequence ATGACTGATAAACAAAAACAACGCCCCGCGTGGGCCTATACGCTGCCGGCAGCACTGCTGCTGATGGCTCCTTTCGACATCCTCGCTTCACTGGCGATGGATATTTATCTCCCTGTCGTTCCAGCGATGCCCGGCATCCTGAACACGACGCCCGCTATGATCCAACTCACGTTGAGCCTCTATATGGTGATGCTCGGCGTGGGCCAGGTGATTTTTGGTCCGCTCTCAGACAGAATCGGGCGACGGCCAATTCTACTTGCGGGCGCAACGGCTTTCGTCATTGCGTCTCTGGGAGCAGCTTGGTCTTCAACTGCACCGGCCTTTGTCGCTTTCCGTCTACTTCAAGCAGTGGGCGCGTCGGCCATGCTGGTGGCGACGTTCGCGACGGTTCGCGACGTTTATGCCAACCGTCCTGAGGGTGTCGTCATCTACGGCCTTTTCAGTTCGATGCTGGCGTTCGTGCCTGCGCTCGGCCCTATCGCCGGAGCATTGATCGGCGAGTTCTTGGGATGGCAGGCGATATTCATTACTTTGGCTATACTGGCGATGCTCGCACTCCTAAATGCGGGTTTCAGGTGGCACGAAACCCGCCCTCTGGATCAAGTCAAGACGCGCCGATCTGTCTTGCCGATCTTCGCGAGTCCGGCTTTTTGGGTTTACACTGTCGGCTTTAGCGCCGGTATGGGCACCTTCTTCGTCTTCTTCTCGACGGCTCCCCGTGTGCTCATAGGCCAAGCGGAATATTCCGAGATCGGATTCAGCTTTGCCTTCGCCACTGTCGGGCTTGTAATGATCGTGACAACCCGTTTCGCGAAGTCCTTTGTCGCCAGATGGGGCATCGCAGGATGCGTGGCGCGTGGGATGGCGTTGCTTGTTTGCGGAGCGGTCCTGTTGGGGATCGGCGAACTTTACGGCTCGCCGTCATTCCTCACCTTCATCCTACCGATGTGGGTTGTCGCGGTCGGTATTGTCTTCACGGTGTCCGTTACCGCGAACGGCGCTTTGGCAGAGTTCGACGACATCGCGGGATCAGCGGTCGCGTTCTACTTCTGCGTTCAAAGCCTGATAGTCAGCATTGTCGGGACATTGGCGGTGGCACTTTTAAACGGTGACACAGCGTGGCCCGTGATCTGTTACGCCACGGCGATGGCGGTACTGGTTTCGTTGGGGCTGGTGCTCCTTCGGCTCCGTGGGGCTGCCACCGAGAAGTCGCCAGTCGTCTAA
- a CDS encoding LysR family transcriptional regulator — protein MRRTNHRNLVNVGILSGRIPLISLVQFIAVAEHLNFRHAAKALGISQSSVSARVKALEDNLGVLLFERHARGVRLTDAGRHFMERVTAGVDQLDHAVKTAE, from the coding sequence ATGCGGCGCACTAACCATCGAAACCTCGTGAATGTCGGTATCCTGTCTGGCAGGATACCGCTCATTTCCCTTGTTCAGTTCATCGCCGTCGCCGAGCATCTGAATTTTCGGCATGCGGCCAAGGCACTTGGTATCAGCCAGTCGAGCGTCAGCGCGCGTGTGAAAGCGCTGGAGGATAACCTTGGTGTCCTGCTATTTGAGCGCCATGCGCGGGGCGTTCGGCTAACAGACGCAGGCAGGCACTTCATGGAGCGTGTCACGGCGGGTGTCGATCAACTCGATCACGCAGTGAAGACCGCGGAGTGA
- a CDS encoding IS91-like element ISVsa3 family transposase, whose translation MPHVAARTASRDRDTGRYQSHRPEQTLLYQIVDEYYPAFAALMAEQGKELPGYVQREFEEFLQCGRLEHGFLRVRCESCHAEHLVAFSCKRRGFCPSCGARRMAESAALLVDEVLPEQPMRQWVLSFPFQLRFLFASRPEIMGWVLGIVYRVIATHLVKKAGHTHQVAKTGAVTLIQRFGSALNLNVHFHMLFLDGVYVEQSHGSARFRWVKAPTSPELTQLTHTIAHRVGRYLERQGLLERDVENSYLASDAVDDDPMTPLLGHSITYRIAVGSQAGRKVFTLQTLPTSGDPFGDGIGKVAGSSLHAGVAARADERKKLERLCRYISRPAVSEKRLSLTRGGNVRYQLKTPYRDGTTHVIFEPLDFIARLAALVPKPRVNLTRFHGVFAPNSRHRALVTPAKRGRGNKVRVADEPATPAQRRASMTWAQRLKRVFNIDIETCSGCGGAMKVIACIEDPIVIKQILDHLKHKAETSGTRALPESRAPPAELLLGLFD comes from the coding sequence ATGCCTCATGTGGCGGCCAGGACGGCCAGCCGGGATCGGGATACTGGTCGTTACCAGAGCCACCGACCCGAGCAAACCCTTCTCTATCAGATCGTTGACGAGTATTACCCGGCATTCGCTGCGCTTATGGCAGAGCAGGGAAAGGAATTGCCGGGCTATGTGCAACGGGAATTTGAAGAATTTCTCCAATGCGGGCGGCTGGAGCATGGCTTTCTACGGGTTCGCTGCGAGTCTTGCCACGCCGAGCACCTGGTCGCTTTCAGCTGTAAGCGTCGCGGTTTCTGCCCGAGCTGTGGGGCGCGGCGGATGGCCGAAAGTGCCGCCTTGCTGGTTGATGAAGTACTGCCTGAACAACCCATGCGTCAGTGGGTGTTGAGCTTCCCGTTTCAGCTGCGTTTCCTGTTTGCCAGCCGGCCCGAGATCATGGGGTGGGTGCTGGGCATCGTTTACCGCGTCATTGCCACGCACCTGGTCAAGAAAGCGGGCCATACCCACCAAGTGGCCAAGACGGGCGCGGTCACCCTGATCCAGCGTTTTGGATCGGCGCTCAATCTGAATGTTCACTTCCACATGCTGTTTCTCGACGGTGTGTATGTCGAGCAATCCCACGGCTCAGCGCGTTTCCGCTGGGTCAAGGCGCCGACCAGCCCAGAGCTCACCCAGCTGACGCACACCATCGCCCACCGGGTGGGTCGCTATCTGGAACGGCAAGGCCTGCTGGAACGGGATGTCGAAAACAGCTATCTGGCCTCGGATGCGGTGGATGACGACCCGATGACACCCCTGCTGGGGCACTCGATCACTTACCGTATCGCTGTCGGTTCACAGGCGGGGCGAAAGGTGTTCACTTTGCAAACTCTGCCGACCAGTGGTGATCCGTTCGGTGACGGGATTGGCAAGGTAGCCGGGTCCAGCCTGCACGCCGGCGTGGCGGCCAGGGCCGATGAACGCAAGAAGCTCGAACGGCTGTGCCGGTACATCAGCCGCCCGGCGGTATCCGAGAAGCGGCTGTCGTTAACACGAGGCGGCAACGTGCGCTACCAGCTCAAGACGCCGTACCGGGACGGCACCACGCACGTCATTTTCGAACCATTGGATTTCATTGCAAGGCTGGCCGCCCTGGTACCGAAGCCCAGAGTCAACCTAACCCGCTTCCACGGGGTGTTCGCACCCAACAGTCGGCACCGGGCGTTGGTCACGCCGGCAAAACGGGGCAGGGGCAACAAGGTCAGGGTGGCTGATGAACCGGCAACACCAGCACAACGGCGAGCGTCGATGACATGGGCGCAACGGCTCAAGCGTGTTTTCAATATCGACATCGAGACCTGCAGCGGCTGCGGCGGCGCCATGAAAGTCATCGCCTGCATTGAAGACCCTATAGT